DNA from Eucalyptus grandis isolate ANBG69807.140 chromosome 5, ASM1654582v1, whole genome shotgun sequence:
TCCGAGCTTGTTTGTAAGGCTAAAGTTAGCTGTGGCAGCCCTCAGAGTTACCAAATCCATGACAAACATATCATCAGAATATTCTAGATCCCCTCTTGAAATGGATAGTTCAATGGGCTTCGGCAATTCCTGGATCAATACATTTTCGTCTCTCTCTTCATCTGGGAAACCAAAAAAGACAACGAAGATCCGAATTCTTGTCATCAACACTGTCCAAGATATCAGTTGGCAACTGAAACTAACTTGTTTGACATACCTCTGGTCATTCTCCTTTTCCATCTTCGACGGGCAACCCAAACCCCAAGGGAAGCTAGCAATGCCCCAGCCAGAATACATATGACcaacaaaattattcttttcttccccAAGCCTACAATGTCATCATCAAATAATTAAGAAAtgttaaaaatccaatttccaACTCCCACAGAGAGAACTCGAGCAGTACTCGAGCAGTCAGCAaggaaattttacaaaaataatagaaacagTTAGGATCAGCTCATGAATCAAGATTTCCAACAGGACTTTTCATCAAGCCAACTAATAAAGAATTACCAAATGTTTTGGAATCTAATCAGGTCAGTAAAATTCTTTACGACAGCTGGTCAATCATCGGGCCAATCCAATCCTTCTGTTGTCATAGAAACTCagttgtaaaaaaaatttgcactgAAAAATTTATATCTTGCGTATTTTGTACTTAATCTACTATAAGTAGGTGAATTCCGATACATCcattatattcaataaaaacTCAATACAAGAACTTTCATCTGAAAAGTTGTTAAATTTAGAATGAATCACATGGAAACAAAGGATTTCCTCGTGCATAGTTGATTTTACTATCCTCACTTAGATGACCGAGCTTCAATACCGCTCAGTCCTCGTCACTAGTTCTGTTTCTCCCGAATAGGGTAAGTATACTAATGGTTAGTTGACACGCTCACTTTGGTAACAAGTTTTGGGgctaagtgccaaatcggaatGTTTCTGATCACTTTTTGCCACCAGaaaacagaaattaaaaaaatgattacgtggctttatattttaaaaaaaaaaaatcgattccTTAAAAAACGTCGTTTTCTGTCCTACTAAAAAAAATGTCGAAACACGTCCTATGtggaaattttattctttttttgttagctATTTTgtgattgaaatttatttttcatttttttgttcatcctcgccgaccaagcttgctcggccaccgtcgcttggccaccgtgctcggccaccgtcggcGAGGCCACCTTGCTCAAGGGCCGACGATGTTCGCTCAGCCACCGTGCTTGGCCACcgtgctcggccaccatcgctcggccaAGAAGTGATGGAAAAATAGGAGGTGAGggcagaggagaaggaggaagaagggagattGAAGgtgcacagagagagaagaagaggagtgcGAGGGATACAAGGCCGAcacagatggagatggtggactGGGCTTTGTTCAAAGAGTGGCTGGTGTTGAtgttgttcttcgaggaagaagacgccgccgccatggcttctctctctccgttGGTgctgttcttcggggaagaagacgacatcgCCAtgacttctctctctttgttggtgttgttcttcggagaagaagatgatgctgccatggcttctctctctttgctggtgttgttcttcgggaaGAAGACAGATGATGCTgccatggcctctctctctttctctggtCTCTGTTCTTcacaatttggggatttaggttTCGACTTGAGATTTCAAAACGCCGTCGTTTTCTGACTggactctccggcgagccatataagtataataaattaataaaaaaatgccatatcggattttttgtttcaatcggtgttggcaccaaagtgagcatttttaaaaaacttaaagtgatccgacggaaacttttggcactaaaagCGCGTACACACAACTTATGACGCCACTAAAGTAAACTCACGTTCGTTacacaaaaatacaaaatttgttATCCTTCCCGAATAGTAAACTCATCTGGTGTTTCCATGAAAACTTTTAACAAGATTTTGTTACTATGATATGTGCAATTCTTCATCTGGCTGTTTCCATAAAACTCTCAAACCAGGAAACATACAGAAGATACCTTCATTGGTAGTTTTCCAgatctaatttctaatttcaacAGGCATCGGTACTCCACGACCAACAACACAGTCTAAGAAAAGAATCCGAATTAATTACCTTCAGAATGCTGATTATAGAAGCGGTAAAGCTCGAACCTCACGTTGCAATATCTGCTGACAACGGTTCCACCTTGATGAGGAGAGCAACATGTTTTCAGATCCCCCCAAGCTGACACCAAACAGGTATTACAATCACCGCCAGAGATTTCTCTTGTACACTGCACGAGGCCGTAAACATGTCCTTGGCTCGGGAAGTTTGAACTGCCCACTGCAAACATGGACGAAGCCCATGGGGCCTCACTTATAAGACCATCCATCAACTTGTTCAGGGCACTGCTCAGCTCTTCCGGATTAGATACGTCCTGCTTCTGATTATTACTATCTGGGTACTGTCCCTGGTAAGTCATCGCGGAAAAGAAATTACTATAAGAATAAGATATCTGGCAATATTCATACCAAATATCAGCATCTTTCTTATTGCACTTATTCATGATCTCTTGGCTTGCAATCCTGACGCAATCCCCACAAGCACTCCTATTCACATCACGCCTGCAAAGTGCTTGACCAAATACTTCATCACTGCCATCCCCAGTAGAACTGCTGAGGAAGCCTTTCTCTGCGGTGTTGGAAGCCAAATTGCCCAGAAGCTGTTCGAGGTTATTCCTGAATGGACTGCCGAAAGTGTAATTGCCATTTTTAGGTTCGCAAAGCACGTGCAGAGGACTGTTTCCATTAATGGGTGTGACAAGAAACAAAATCGATGTTACGAACAGGAAAAAGGTGACAAGATTCGAATCTCGTGCCATCTTCTTGGGTCGAAACAGCAATTCTAGACCCATGAGAAGGCACTAACTGGGATTGATTTCCATAAACAACGAGGGAAGAAATATCCTCTGGAGTTGAAAGGTCCATCGCATGGTGACAATTTAGAATGGTGAAAGTGAGCAGAGAATCTTCCAGCTGGTCAAGAGTGGAATTATTATAAAATTGCAGCGAAAGAGAGttctttgttttacttttcctggcaagaaagcaaatagaaGCTTCACTGTCGCAGCTTGAAGTTGACATAAGATGAAAGACTTAGGAGACCaagaatatttgatttttctgaAATGGAATTAGACCAACAGGATTTTAGCATTCCTTCTAAAGTGAAGGAACATTATCCAAATTCATCTTAATACATGTCaaagtttaattaattaaaaaaaaacttaggatTATCCAAAGACCCATCGTTATTTTTTGGCTTTATGTGAGTCACACGTCTGGGTTCAGCGGAGACGACATGCAAACCAGTGAGAAAAGGCAATAGTCCTTTAACATGGTCTTTAGCGGACATGCTTTTCAAAAGTGACGGCTAGGATTTTTAACTCGCTTGACTTCGTTCCCGCTCGAAGGAGAGTCATTAAATATCCCGAAACTTCGTGTGCCTCGACCCCTGTTTTTGGCCGTAGTCTTTTCTCCTGTCTGATCTACCAACGGATGCTACTGGGAGAGGTCATTCTATTCGAATTTGTCCGTTTGGAATGAGTCATAACCTTC
Protein-coding regions in this window:
- the LOC108957318 gene encoding cysteine-rich receptor-like protein kinase 10 isoform X2, translated to MGLELLFRPKKMARDSNLVTFFLFVTSILFLVTPINGNSPLHVLCEPKNGNYTFGSPFRNNLEQLLGNLASNTAEKGFLSSSTGDGSDEVFGQALCRRDVNRSACGDCVRIASQEIMNKCNKKDADIWYEYCQISYSYSNFFSAMTYQGQYPDSNNQKQDVSNPEELSSALNKLMDGLISEAPWASSMFAVGSSNFPSQGHVYGLVQCTREISGGDCNTCLVSAWGDLKTCCSPHQGGTVVSRYCNVRFELYRFYNQHSEGLGKKRIILLVICILAGALLASLGVWVARRRWKRRMTRDEERDENVLIQELPKPIELSISRGDLEYSDDMFVMDLVTLRAATANFSLTNKLGQGGFGIVYKGILPDGNEIAVKRLSMKSWQGVEEFKNEVTLIAKLKHKNLVRLLGWGIDGHEKLLIYEYMANKSLDVFLFDPMKSSQLDWGARYSIINGIAKGLLYLHEDSVPKIIHRDLKPSNVLLDIDMVAKISDFGMARIFSEKQNVANTRRVVGTFGYMAPEYAMEGQFSAKSDVFSFGVILLEIISGKKNSGFHLTKRASSLLNYAWILWNEGRELEFVDPFLLKSFPPADVRRTIQMGLLCVQEDPADRPLMTDVVVLLESGPAVLLQPKQPAFSVGRDIPLDSLSMPESSCTNDITASIMSPR
- the LOC108957318 gene encoding cysteine-rich receptor-like protein kinase 10 isoform X1; this encodes MGLELLFRPKKMARDSNLVTFFLFVTSILFLVTPINGNSPLHVLCEPKNGNYTFGSPFRNNLEQLLGNLASNTAEKGFLSSSTGDGSDEVFGQALCRRDVNRSACGDCVRIASQEIMNKCNKKDADIWYEYCQISYSYSNFFSAMTYQGQYPDSNNQKQDVSNPEELSSALNKLMDGLISEAPWASSMFAVGSSNFPSQGHVYGLVQCTREISGGDCNTCLVSAWGDLKTCCSPHQGGTVVSRYCNVRFELYRFYNQHSEGLGKKRIILLVICILAGALLASLGVWVARRRWKRRMTRDEERDENVLIQELPKPIELSISRGDLEYSDDMFVMDLVTLRAATANFSLTNKLGQGGFGIVYKGILPDGNEIAVKRLSMKSWQGVEEFKNEVTLIAKLKHKNLVRLLGWGIDGHEKLLIYEYMANKSLDVFLFDPMKSSQLDWGARYSIINGIAKGLLYLHEDSVPKIIHRDLKPSNVLLDIDMVAKISDFGMARIFSEKQNVANTRRVVGTFSGYMAPEYAMEGQFSAKSDVFSFGVILLEIISGKKNSGFHLTKRASSLLNYAWILWNEGRELEFVDPFLLKSFPPADVRRTIQMGLLCVQEDPADRPLMTDVVVLLESGPAVLLQPKQPAFSVGRDIPLDSLSMPESSCTNDITASIMSPR